A genomic window from Diospyros lotus cultivar Yz01 chromosome 2, ASM1463336v1, whole genome shotgun sequence includes:
- the LOC127795978 gene encoding uncharacterized protein LOC127795978 — MSTIGIGNEGDTAAVVKHRFLGFLIWQSVQSTLVYFVFKSVLFSFPFVRTRNPPFAPSLIVGFFAFLTFHLSLLLFSTSFSAVASPQPHSPASPSDLALGLVRLVFVSGGQSFPTDFRRRARISLSLILFVIACALSGSLSLLSVCWSCFDAGGSPPRKYVLATLGFRGLTVGLFYGLYYVYKQRWGLQFPIVQRPAFFSFKMGLPLATQQALKLSMAAYLLSAVLAVFLHYELKGQVTMGKLIAQQINFYMGVFVVYLCWELNHHLHQVLHTKRFTFAPPKGSAAAETNPSEPLLAALEQSRPKSLVQYLAYLDLCMVCERNVDMWRRSAFFEETGETYKRVMAVCLRPLEQFASKLGESLDSSSVDKPFQLSHQLWSPADSRLDSRLLEIFYDFQLCAWCAQTVSSLTVHSHKEDRFGVAQLSGSNSAVTSTLLSCLIAVETFMGKKTTVQSPNYLMGPANIKWATLSAGRRESAMVVSARRRASPLYSKAYAMADVLRTSIYCIVSEFHDEMLNSAKAGLLEKEWIISSKPLYGAPELLLQKLRLFLDFQA; from the exons ATGTCAACAATCGGAATTGGAAATGAAGGGGACACGGCTGCAGTGGTTAAGCATCGATTCCTAGGGTTTCTAATTTGGCAATCGGTTCAATCAACGCTAGtttactttgtttttaaatccGTATTATTCTCCTTTCCCTTTGTTAGGACTAGGAACCCGCCATTCGCTCCCTCTCTCATCGTCGGTTTCTTCGCCTTTCTCACTTTCCacctctctctcctcctcttCTCCACCTCCTTCTCTGCCGTGGCCTCGCCTCAGCCCCACAGCCCGGCCTCCCCCTCGGATCTGGCTCTCGGCCTCGTCCGCCTCGTTTTCGTCTCCGGTGGCCAGTCCTTTCCCACTGATTTCCGTCGTCGAGCGAGGATTTCTCTCAGTTTGATCCTCTTCGTCATTGCTTGTGCTCTGTCCGGTTCTCTCTCGCTGCTTTCTGTGTGCTGGAGCTGTTTTGATGCTGGAGGGTCCCCGCCGCGGAAATACGTCTTGGCAACACTCGGGTTTAGAGGGCTCACTGTTGGGCTCTTTTACGGGCTTTATTACGTCTACAAGCAGCGATGGGGTTTGCAGTTCCCTATTGTTCAG CGTCCTGCTTTTTTCAGCTTCAAGATGGGTCTCCCTTTGGCTACTCAACAGGCTTTAAAGCTTTCTATGGCAGCTTACCTCCTCTCAGCTGTGTTGGCAGTATTTCTTCATTATGAGTTAAAGGGTCAGGTTACAATGGGAAAATTAATTGCTCAGCAAATCAATTTTTACATGGGAGTGTTTGTGGTTTACCTCTGCTGGGAATTAAACCATCACTTACATCAG GTGCTGCATACAAAAAGGTTTACATTTGCACCACCAAAAGGATCAGCAGCAGCGGAAACAAATCCAAGTGAACCTCTTCTTGCAGCGCTGGAGCAGAGCAGACCCAAATCCCTTGTCCAGTATCTTGCATATCTTGATCTCTGCATGGTTTGTGAGAGGAATGTTGATATGTGGCGCCGAAGTGCCTTTTTTGAAGAAACTGGCGAGACTTACAAAAGGGTTATGGCTGTATGTTTGAGGCCTCTGGAACAGTTTGCCTCAAAGCTGGGAGAAAGTTTAGATAGTAGTTCAGTTGACAAGCCATTTCAATTAAGTCATCAGTTATGGTCACCTGCTGACTCAAGACTAGACTCAAGGcttcttgaaatattttatgatttccAG CTATGTGCATGGTGTGCCCAGACCGTTAGCTCATTGACTGTACATTCTCACAAGGAGGACCGGTTTGGAGTTGCTCAACTATCAGGCAGCAATAGTGCAGTGACGTCAACGCTGTTATCTTGCTTAATTGCAGTCGAAACATTCATGGGGAAGAAAACCACTGTGCAATCTCCGAATTATCTCATGGGGCCAGCTAACATTAAATGGGCCACGCTGAGCGCGGGAAGAAGAGAATCTGCTATGGTTGTCTCAGCCAGAAGGAGAGCGAGTCCCCTTTACTCAAAAGCATATGCTATGGCCGACGTTCTGAGGACGTCAATTTACTGCATTGTGTCTGAGTTTCATGATGAGATGCTGAACAGTGCCAAAGCCGGACTTCTTGAGAAAGAATGGATCATCAGTAGCAAGCCTCTTTATGGAGCCCCTGAGCTCCTCCTGCAGAAATTACGCCTTTTCCTGGATTTTCAAGCTTAG
- the LOC127795785 gene encoding NAC domain-containing protein 54-like produces MDKGLTGTPSIYIIIYIHTHDIIQWKLISDHKAGGAKAGQSSTIVMAPVGLPPGFRFHPTDEELVNYYLKRKIHGLEIELDIIPEVDLYKCEPWELAEKSFLPSRDPEWYFFGPRDRKYPNGFRTNRATRAGYWKSTGKDRRVTCQSRPIGMKKTLVYYKGRAPQGIRTDWVMHEYRLDDKECEETSGIQDSYALCRVFKKNGICSEVEEQGQCSASMIENSQGIINESETMSPDVPLASSSCMEEEDKDDSWMQFITDDAWCSSTVSFGGEDF; encoded by the exons ATGGACAAGGGACTAACCGGAACcccttctatatatataattatatatatacacacacacgatATCATTCAATGGAAGCTAATTAGCGATCACAAGGCGGGTGGTGCAAAGGCGGGCCAGAGCAGCACCATTGTTATGGCTCCAGTTGGACTGCCTCCGGGCTTCAGGTTTCATCCAACCGATGAGGAGCTCGTCAATTATTATCTCAAGAGGAAGATTCATGGGCTCGAGATTGAACTCGACATTATTCCAGAGGTCGATCTCTACAAATGTGAGCCTTGGGAGTTAGCAG AGAAATCCTTCTTGCCTAGTAGAGACCCGGAGTGGTATTTCTTTGGACCAAGGGATAGGAAGTATCCAAATGGATTCAGAACGAATAGAGCAACCCGAGCTGGATACTGGAAGTCGACTGGGAAAGATCGGAGGGTGACATGCCAGAGCCGGCCCATTGGAATGAAGAAGACGCTGGTTTACTACAAAGGCCGAGCTCCTCAGGGTATTAGAACCGACTGGGTGATGCACGAGTATCGCCTCGACGACAAGGAATGCGAGGAAACCTCTGGAATTCAG GACTCTTACGCACTGTGTCGAGTGTTCAAGAAAAACGGCATTTGCTCCGAGGTGGAAGAGCAAGGCCAATGTAGCGCATCGATGATCGAGAACTCGCAAGGCATCATCAACGAGAGCGAAACCATGTCGCCGGATGTTCCTCTGGCATCTTCTTCATGcatggaggaagaagacaaaGATGATTCATGGATGCAGTTCATCACAGACGACGCCTGGTGTTCTTCCACCGTCTCCTTCGGCGGTGAAGATTTCTGA
- the LOC127795784 gene encoding pentatricopeptide repeat-containing protein At3g42630 isoform X1 has protein sequence MEAGSVLSVNAPFCLMGTPNSEHFRVHLQQKGLSNRALARKVLRHWKQEVSLNHTPNENCAALIQTFSRKNLPHVAPEIFLEMKSEGFPLDVSALSALMLCYANNGLFLEAQAIWDDILNSSFVPNSQIISELIDAYGRMQHFDGVQRMLYQLSLRDYNSLPEIYAVALTSFGKGGQLELMESTLEEMNSRGFALDSVMENAIVIYYSIFGSLTEMEAAYSRLKRSRTLIEEEGIRAMSIAYIKNRKFYSLGEFLRDVGLGRRNVGNLLWNLLLLSYAANFKMKSLQREFLRMVEAGFHPDITTFNIRALAFSKMSLFWDLHVSLEHMKHEQVIPDLVTYGCVVDAYLDRRLGMNLDFALRKMNVHASPQVLTDPCVFEAMGKGDFHSSSEAFLEFESWETWTYKKLIKTYLKKKYLSNQIFWNY, from the exons ATGGAAGCTGGCTCAGTTCTATCTGTCAATGCGCCCTTCTGTCTCATGGGGACTCCCAATTCCGAACATTTTAGGGTTCATTTGCAGCAAAAAGGCTTATCCAATCGAGCTTTAGCGCGCAAG GTTCTTCGGCACTGGAAGCAGGAAGTCAGTCTCAACCACACCCCTAATGAGAATTGTGCTGCATTGATTCAAACCTTTAGCAGAAAAAACTTACCTCATGTTGCTCCGGAGATTTTTCTTGAGATGAAATCTGAAGGCTTTCCACTTGACGTATCTGCACTATCAGCCCTGATGCTATGCTATGCCAATAACGGTCTTTTTCTTGAAGCTCAGGCAATTTGGGATGACATTCTGAACAGTTCTTTTGTTCCTAATAGTCAAATAATTTCAGAACTCATTGATGCCTATGGCAGGATGCAACATTTTGATGGAGTGCAGAGAATGCTGTATCAGTTAAGTTTGAGGGACTATAATTCACTACCTGAGATTTATGCAGTAGCTCTCACTTCTTTTGGAAAGGGAGGACAGCTGGAGTTGATGGAAAGTACTCTCGAGGAGATGAATTCAAGGGGTTTTGCATTAGATTCGGTGATGGAGAATGCTATTGTCATATACTATAGTATTTTTGGTTCTCTGACTGAGATGGAAGCTGCTTACAGCCGTCTTAAACGGTCTAGGACTCTCATAGAGGAAGAAGGTATAAGGGCAATGTCCATTGCCTATATAAAAAACAGGAAATTCTATAGTTTAGGTGAGTTCCTTAGGGATGTGGGTCTTGGTAGGAGAAATGTGGGTAATCTCCTGTGGAACCTTCTGCTTCTGTCTTATGCTGCAAATTTCAAGATGAAAAGCTTGCAGAGAGAATTTTTGAGAATGGTGGAAGCTGGATTTCATCCTGATATTACAACGTTTAATATACGAGCTCTGGCTTTCTCAAAGATGTCTTTGTTCTGGGATCTTCATGTCAGCCTTGAACATATGAAGCATGAACAAGTCATCCCGGATCTTGTGACTTATGGTTGTGTTGTTGATGCTTACTTGGATAGGAGACTGGGAATGAATTTGGATTTTGCTTTGAGGAAAATGAATGTCCATGCATCTCCACAGGTGTTGACCGATCCTTGTGTATTTGAGGCCATGGGAAAAGGGGATTTCCACTCAAGCTCAGAGGCATTCTTGGAGTTTGAGAGTTGGGAGACCTGGACTTACAAGAAGCTGATCAAAACATATCTGAAGAAGAAATACCTGAGTAACCAAATATTCTGGAATTACTGA
- the LOC127795784 gene encoding pentatricopeptide repeat-containing protein At3g42630 isoform X2, which translates to MKSEGFPLDVSALSALMLCYANNGLFLEAQAIWDDILNSSFVPNSQIISELIDAYGRMQHFDGVQRMLYQLSLRDYNSLPEIYAVALTSFGKGGQLELMESTLEEMNSRGFALDSVMENAIVIYYSIFGSLTEMEAAYSRLKRSRTLIEEEGIRAMSIAYIKNRKFYSLGEFLRDVGLGRRNVGNLLWNLLLLSYAANFKMKSLQREFLRMVEAGFHPDITTFNIRALAFSKMSLFWDLHVSLEHMKHEQVIPDLVTYGCVVDAYLDRRLGMNLDFALRKMNVHASPQVLTDPCVFEAMGKGDFHSSSEAFLEFESWETWTYKKLIKTYLKKKYLSNQIFWNY; encoded by the coding sequence ATGAAATCTGAAGGCTTTCCACTTGACGTATCTGCACTATCAGCCCTGATGCTATGCTATGCCAATAACGGTCTTTTTCTTGAAGCTCAGGCAATTTGGGATGACATTCTGAACAGTTCTTTTGTTCCTAATAGTCAAATAATTTCAGAACTCATTGATGCCTATGGCAGGATGCAACATTTTGATGGAGTGCAGAGAATGCTGTATCAGTTAAGTTTGAGGGACTATAATTCACTACCTGAGATTTATGCAGTAGCTCTCACTTCTTTTGGAAAGGGAGGACAGCTGGAGTTGATGGAAAGTACTCTCGAGGAGATGAATTCAAGGGGTTTTGCATTAGATTCGGTGATGGAGAATGCTATTGTCATATACTATAGTATTTTTGGTTCTCTGACTGAGATGGAAGCTGCTTACAGCCGTCTTAAACGGTCTAGGACTCTCATAGAGGAAGAAGGTATAAGGGCAATGTCCATTGCCTATATAAAAAACAGGAAATTCTATAGTTTAGGTGAGTTCCTTAGGGATGTGGGTCTTGGTAGGAGAAATGTGGGTAATCTCCTGTGGAACCTTCTGCTTCTGTCTTATGCTGCAAATTTCAAGATGAAAAGCTTGCAGAGAGAATTTTTGAGAATGGTGGAAGCTGGATTTCATCCTGATATTACAACGTTTAATATACGAGCTCTGGCTTTCTCAAAGATGTCTTTGTTCTGGGATCTTCATGTCAGCCTTGAACATATGAAGCATGAACAAGTCATCCCGGATCTTGTGACTTATGGTTGTGTTGTTGATGCTTACTTGGATAGGAGACTGGGAATGAATTTGGATTTTGCTTTGAGGAAAATGAATGTCCATGCATCTCCACAGGTGTTGACCGATCCTTGTGTATTTGAGGCCATGGGAAAAGGGGATTTCCACTCAAGCTCAGAGGCATTCTTGGAGTTTGAGAGTTGGGAGACCTGGACTTACAAGAAGCTGATCAAAACATATCTGAAGAAGAAATACCTGAGTAACCAAATATTCTGGAATTACTGA